The DNA region GCACGCTCTGCAACGAAATCCGAGGCCATCGTCAGACTATCGTGTTTGATGATGCTGCCGAGGATCCACAGTATCGTGATCACCACACTCCCCGGATTTATGGCCTCAGAAGCTATATCTCCGAGCCGATCATCCTCGGCAACGGCTCATTCTGGGGAACGCTGTGCTCCATCGATCCAAATCCGGCCAAGGTCAAGACTCCCGAGGTTCTCGCTGCCTTCAAGCTTTTCGCCGAACTGATCGCACATCATCTCGACGCGGAAGCCCGCCTTCGAACAACCCAGGAAAGTCTTGCGCGCGAGAGAGAACTCGCCGAACTGCGCGAACAGTTTATCGCCGTTCTCGGCCACGATCTGCGCAACCCCATAGCAGCTGTCGATGCCGGAACTAGCCGCCTCTTGAAGGAGGGTTGGACGGATAGAAGCCCCGTCGTTCTGAAGCTGATGAAATCCAGCATCTCGAGGATGGCCGGCCTCGTTGAAAACGTGATGGATCTCGCCCGCGCCAGAATGGGGGGCGGATTAGTCCTTGCAACCTCGGAAGGAGACCTTGCTGAAACCCTGGCCCATGTGGTCGAGGAGGTGAAGGTTGCGCATCCTGATCGGGTAATATCAGCAGGCTTCGACCTGCCGCCAACAGTTGTCGCTGATCATCTGCGCATTGCGCAGATGACGTCGAACCTTCTCTCGAACGCCGTCACTCACGGCGATCCGTTCGCACCGATCGAGGTCTCGGCTCATTCGAAGGTAGGCACGATCGAGATCTGCGTCACGAACGGCGGGCGTCCTATTCCTGTTGAGCAGATCGAGAAACTGTTCCTTCCATTCAAGCGCGGCGACGGCAAGGCTGGTGTGCAGGGTCTCGGGCTGGGACTCTACATCGCGTCGCAGATCGCCCAGGCGCACGGGGGGCGGATCGATGTATCTTCCGACGAGCAAGAAACGTGCTTCACCTTCAGCATGCCATCGAAGGTTAGCTAAAGAGTTTCACGTTCACCGGAGGAAGCAAATCCGCCTTCGCGCCCAGCCTCTATACGGAATACGCGGACAAGGAACGCGGACCGGCAGAACTAGGTGTCTCGCGTTTCCATCGCGAGGTCGTGCAGTTCCTGAGAAAATGCTGGATCATGCTCGGCGGAGTGGATCACGCTGAGAAAGGCAGCTCTAGCGATCTCCTTTTTAGTCGCCTCAGGGAAATGTTCCCTGACAGCGTCGATAAGCTCCTTTGGGCTCATGCCAGGATTGGCCAGCTCCTTGATCGCCGCAGCGATCTTTTCGATCTCTCTGAGTTTCTTCTCGCGCATTTCAGCCCTCTCCCTCGACCGTGGAGTGGACCATGCCACATTGCAATGTGGGTTATGTGACCGAGCTTCGGCGGCAGATGAGCAGGAGCGCGCGCACATTTCCCACAGCAATCGAGCGTCCGCTGGCCTCAAGATTTATGCAGTTCAGCGGTGCCTCTACAATCTCTCAAGTACTTTAGATCGAGCCCAAGCCCTTTCGAAACTGCCGCAGTGTGCTCAACAGGCCACGCAGCCCGCCGTGGCCAACGACATTGGCAGCATCTGACACCTGAACCACTGCCTACCTCTAAATCCTCTTCATTATCGTTACGAATTCCCGATGGCGAGTGCTCATCCTCGGTCCGTCCCGCTTTCTAGGTCGCACTTGTGGTGTTTCCGCAGCTCGCTGACCGAAATTACGCCTGGGAATGTTCCTGTTCACGCTGGAGGCGCGCCATTCGCAACACCTCTGACTTGCGCTTATCAGCCGCGATCCGAGCATCTTCGCTTGCGGTTGCGAAGCTCTTTGCTGCTTCAAATTCGCCGCGGGGTGAAGCGCCACGACGGCGGCGCTTTTTGATTTCGCCCTCCGTCATGCCCGTTGCTCCATTTCACCCTGAATCGCGCGTTGCGCGATCACATCTGCCACGGTGTCGAGAAGGCGCGATGGCTCGAATGGTTTCGGCAACCACGTGGCATGCCTAAAGACGTCGGCCATGTCGTCACTGCGTGAGCCCGAACAGATCAAGAATGGAATGTTTCTGCAGACAAGCGAGCGCGCAATCTGTTCGCTTGAGCCGTCCTTGAGGGCTATATCCAAAATGGCCGAAGCGGGTGTATTGTGTTCCAGCAATCGCAGTGCGTCGCCGTTCGATGTGTGGATCTCACAGATATGACCCGCATTCATCAAGGTCTGCTCGATATCAAGCGCGATCAGAGGCTCATCCTCGACGATGAGGACGGTATTTGGTTTCCGAATAGAGAAATTGTTCAGAGTCATGACGGTTCCCCCGTAGTTGGGCGAGAGCAGTCAACTCCCAAGCGGTCACAGCCGAGGTATGCTTCGTGAGACCGGTGGGTAAGCGTACGCCCATTGGGAGGCGCGTCAATAAAGTAATTTAAAGTAGACTTCCCTCAGATATAGCGCGACTTATCGTTGGGCGCTACTTAGCCAGCTTGGTCGAGGACGACTTTTGCCAGGATCGTACCAGCGCTATCGGTAATGTCGATCGACCGTACGTTGGGCTTTTCCCCGGGAGCGAGGGCTTCCGAGGCCATCTCGAACAGGCTGCTTTCAGCGTCGAGTTTCGCCGCTTCGAGGGTGTCAAAAGCGACTACCGAGCGTGTCCCAGGGAGTAGCTTAGACGATCGCGGCTCATCCCGAAGGGGCGGTTGAGTGTCGGGTCTCATGTTCGCTGGAGCATAGGGAAAGTACTGCGTGAATGGCTCTCTCCACTCGTCCGGCACAGGCCCGGCGTTCCCGCGTGAATACGGTCTTCAACGAGATCCGGAATATTAGCGATCCCGCATTTTTCACGGCAGCCGTGATTTGGGAGATCGAAGGGTTGAAGCTGAACTTCCCTCGACCCTGACATGCAGCTTGCCTCCGTGCTTCTCAAATTCCCAAGCATAGAACCCGCCCGACGTGGCTTGCCGCGTTTTGATACTGACATGGTTGAGGCGCGGCCCTCGGTTCCATAGGTCCTCGCGGAGCGGGGCGCGGTCAGTTTGTGCACTTAGTCGAGGAGGCTAGGGAACTTGCATCCCATGCGAGGGTTTGTCGGTACGATTTTAACAGAGGTAATTTATGGACAGGGTCATCGACGTCAATTTCAAGGTAAAGTGGCAATCGCCCGTCTTCGTCCGGATTGGGAACGGAATGCGGGAACGGATCGGCGGGCCGGACGCGGCATTGGCAGCACTTCTCCATCGCTGGCCATCCAGCAGCCGGTCGGAATATGCCTTGGCCAAGCGCCGCTGCGTCGATGCGGTCGCAAGGCATGGCAACCCCGAGCTTGCCCGCAGCGCGTTTGTCGAAGCCGCGGTCTCGGCCAAGGTACTCGCATGACAGGATTGGAGCGCCCCACTCGAAGCTTCCCGCTGTCCGCCGGGCTGCTCTTAGGCTTGAGCCTTGGAGGCTTTTTCGACGGCATCGTTCTCCATCAGCTTCTGCAATGGCATCATATGCTGAGCTCCTGGTACCCGATCACGTCGATTGAGAACCTTGAACTCAACACCTTCTGGGACGGTATCTTCCACTCTGGTACCTACGTCTTTGTCCTTGTCGGCCTCTTTATCCTGTGGCGGTCCGGTCGCCGTAGCCATTTTCGCTGGTCGGCAGGCGACCTTATCGCGACGATGCTCATCGGCTTCGGTGTGTTCAACCTCGTCGAAGGCGTCATCGACCATCAGGTGCTAGGCTTACACCACGTCAATGAAACCGTCCCTCGCGGGGAGTGGCTCTACTGGGACCTCGGTTTTCTAGCATGGGGCGGCGTGATGCTCGTCATCGGCAAATTGTTGATGAGGAAACGCAATGGCTGAGATGTTACGTGAAGCCAGCACAGCGATGATTTGGGCAGCTTTTGCGTTGGGCCTCGTCTTCGCGACGCGACCGGTGTGGTCGTTCCTTTTCTTGGGGGCAAACTTTACGTTTGAAGACTTGCTCTCGCTGCGTTGCTTTGGCCTCCCCACATGACGCATCGGTTAGATAGACGGCAGCATCCGAGAAACAACCGACGGAGCCGAAGATGACTCTGAGTAACGACCGACCTGGCCTTGGCGTCGATACCGTGCGTTTCGCCATGTCGTCATTATTGGCGGTGGTTTCGGCGGTCTGGCGTGTGCCATGGAACTAGGGAACGCACCGGATACCGGCGTCACGGTCGTTGACCGCCGCAATCACAACCTCTTTCAGCCGCTGCTTTATCAAGTGGCGACCGCGGCCCTTTCGCCGGCAGATATTGCCGAACCGATCCGCAAAACGCTTGCCCGTTTCAAGAACATCCACATGATCATGGCAGAAGTGGTCGGCATAGATCCGCCGGCGCGCACGGTGTCGCTGTCTGATGGCAGTCCGATTTCCTACGATCAGCTCGTCATCGCCACCGGTTCCAACTACAACTATTTCGGACACGAGGAATGGCGAAAGTTTGCACCCGGCCTGAAGAGCATTCACGAGGCGCGGCAGATCCGTCATCGCCTGATTCTGGCATTCGAAAGAGCGGAGTGGGCGAAGAGCGAAGCCGACAAACAGGCGTTGCTCACCAGCATCGTCATCGGCGGTGGACCGACGGGCGTCGAAATGGCCGGCGATCTCCGAACTCGGCCGCTTTATGATCAGCCGCGACTTTCGAAACCTGCAGCCCGACAATCTTAGGGTGATCCTCGTGGAGGCGGGACCACCGCATACTCGCCGCCTTTCCTGACCATCTTTCCGCGTACGCGAAATCCTACCTCGAAAATATCGGCGTCGAAGTGCGCACAGGCAAGCGGGTGATCGACATTCGCGCCGACGGAGCCCATATCGAAGGCGCGTTCGTCCCGGCCGGATTGATCATGTGGGGCGCGGGCGTCAAGGCCTCCCCCGCCCATTCATGGCTGGGGATACCGGGCGTCGCCGGTGGGCGAATACCGGTCGACGATTGTCTCCGTGTCATCGGGTTTGACGGCATCTACGCCATCGGCGACACATCTGCGCTGGCCGGGTCGGATGGAAAGGTTCTGCCCGGTCTAGCACAAGTCGCTAAGCAACAAGGAACATACCTTGGAAAAACCCTGCGAACGGGTAGAGCCGTGGCAGGCTTCCAATTCAAGAACCGCGGCAATACGGCGGTGATCGGGCGGAACGCCGCCGTCTTCGACTTTGGAAAATGGACGTTGAAAGGGCGGGTAGCCTGGCTGCTTTGGGCACTCGTTCACGTCTATCTCCTCATCAATTTCGAGAAGCGCCTTCTCGTTGCCATTCAATGGGCCGGGCGGTACCTCACTCGGCAACGCGGCGCGCGCATTATCGACGAAACGGCCGAGCGTCCCGAGCATAAAGATCAACCAATCGCCACCGACAGCGCCGCCGTTCGACGGTAGGCTGTGGATATCGGTGACGCTCGATCCACGCTTTAAGGCCGGACATAAGATCCGATTTCGCCGTCGATGCCCGGGCAGTGGCATCAGGAGGGAGCTTGCATTTGCGTCGCCAATCGCAGCGCACAAGCGTGCGGGGCCTGTATGCCGCCGGAGACGTGATCAGATCAGCCATGCGATGGGACAGGCTGGGGTCGCGGCAACAACGGTCTTAACCGCCTGAACGAACGATCGGCATTGGTCCGACAAGTTGAAGGGTGGATCCAAATAGATCAGTTGCTGAGAGACAGCGCATGGATGAGAACCAAAACCGGGAAGCCGGCGACGGTCACCGCTGCTCCCCAGGCAGCGAGGATTTTCAAGACGTGTGCCCTTCGGGCCTTTGCCGGATCCCACTCGTAAACCATGTGACGCTCTCTCACTCTTTCGCGATAGGAACATTGCCAAGCACGTTCGTCGAGTGCGCAGCCGCAACAGTCTGAATACGGTTTGCAAGAAGGGAACCGTGCGCAGTCCCGGAAGTTATCGGTTGTCGCTGAGGATGAGGCTGCGGCCAAAAGCTGCCACGCAAACCGGTCAAACAAAGTCCATGGGAGAGTACGTGTGAAGGTCAGAGAATTCATGACGGTCCAGGTGATATCAGCCAAGCCGACCGATTCAGTCGAAGACGTGGCTCGAATGATGTCCGAGATCGACAGCGGCGCCATCCCAGTGATCGAAGATCATGTCGTCGTCGGGATGATTACCGATCGGGACATTGTCATACGAGTCGTCGCCGAGCGCAAGGATGGCTTGACGCCGGCTTCCGACGTCATGACCGAAGGGGTCGAAAGCTGCCTGGAAGACGACGACATTGCCGAGGCCGCAAGACGGATGGCCGAGCTTCAGATGCGCCGGCTCGTCGTTTTCAGCGGCGAAGGGAAGCTTTCCGGCATCATCTCGCTTGGGGACATAGCGATCGAGCATCAGGGCGATCTCGCGACTGAAGCGCTCGAGGAAATCTCACAGGACGCATGATGCGATTGCTCGTGCGCGCGCTGACACATTCTATCCGCTCATCGTGGTGGGGGGGCGGTTAGAATGGCCGAGCGCACCGCCGAAGACGTCGTGGCGCGGCGGGCTAGGCGCGCCGAGCGTCGCCAGAAGCAACGCGATGCGAATATCGATCGCGCCGCCAAAATGCACCAGTCTCGGCTTGCCAAATCCAAGTCGGCTGCTGATCCAGCAAAGGATCAGGTGGCCGGTGGCGTCCACATCGGGTGCTGCGGCTGGTATTATTGGCATTGGAAAGGCAAATTCTATCCGGCCGATGCTCCATCGGGCCAGTATTTTGCAATCTACCAGGACCACTTCAGGACGGTCGAACTCAATGCGCCATTTTATTCCTGGCCGACGATCGGAGCTGTGAAAAACTGGATCCGCCAGGCCGGGCCTGGTTTCGTCTACACCATAAAGGTCTGCGAGCTCATCACGCATATCAAGCGGTTTGACGACACGAGGATTCTGGTTGAGGATTTTGGGTATATCGCTGATCTTCTCGGCCCGCAAATGGGTTGCTTCCTGTTTCAGCTGCCACCCAGCGTGCGCTATACCCCGGCCATGCTGCATTCGATCCTGTCGCAGCTTGACCCTTGTCGAAGGAACGTCGTTGAGTTCCGGCACAAGAGTTGGTGGAACGAGGATGTCTTCGAGGCCTTCAAGTCCGCAGGGGCGATTTTCTGTTCGTGCAGTGGTCCGCGGTTGCCCGACGAACTGGTTCGGACCGCCGATGACATCTACGTCCGGTTCCATGGGACGACGCAGTGGTATCGGCATGACTATACGGACGACGAGCTCATTGTATGGGTGGACCGCATCAAGCGAAGTGGCGCCAAGACCGTGTGGGCCTATTTCAACAACGATCGCGATGGCCATTCAATCAAAAACGCCAGGCGTCTCATAGAACTTCTTGAGCTTCCCAAGGGCTGACTGACCCGCGGGATTGCCAGCGTGGAACTTCCAAACTGGTGGGAAGTTCACTCGTTCAAATAGGAGAAGTAGAAGTGTCGAGCACCAAAGGAGGCAGAGCGCAGGACCGGGCACGCGTCGCAGGCGGCCAGGACCACGGGGTTCGCTACAAAGCCAAAAAAGAGGGCGTTACAACGGATGCCTTAAAAGGTGCCGTCAAGGACGTCGGCAATAGCCGTACAAAAGTCGAAGCCGATCTGGAGAAGAAACGATGAGCCATCGTGAGGTTGCTGCGCCGGTCGGCGTTCGTGATGGGGGTTTTTTAAATCAACGTCAGCGTGCGAAGGTTTCATTGGCATTCACCGAGACCGCCGGTTTGAAGGCAAATGCTCAAATCACCAATGGCGGACTGTTATCGATAGCGGCTTTGGTCTCTACCATCCTTCTGTCGACTGCGGTGCTGGTTCATGTTGCCACACGGGACGCTCGCTCCAAGAGGCTCTGGTAGCCGTGGCAGAGTCCAGCGCGCCTAATCACTCACCTTCAACGTTATATGGCCTGCCCGTCGAGACTGAGCCGATGGAAGCCAAATTGGCTAAAGCTCTTCCGTCCGGGGAAGGTTGGCAATACGAGCCGAAATGGGATGGTTTTAGGTGTATCGTGTTCAAGAACGGCTCATCGGTGGATCTTCGAGCTAAATCCGGAAAGCCGCTCGGCCGCTATTTCCCGGAAATGGTGGCGTTGCTCGCCGATCTTTCAGTGCCTGACTTCGTTATTGATGGGGAATTGGTGATCGAACTGGAAGGGAAGCTTTCTTTCGACGCTCTGCAGATGCGCTTGCATCCAGCCGAAAGCCGGATCCGCAAATTGTCGCGAGAAACCCCTAGCAGGCTCATCGTCTTCGACATGCTCATGGATACGGATGGCACGCCAGTTCTGGACAGAGATCTTGCATATCGCCGCGAGCGCTTGATAGTTTTCTGTGACGGGATTAAGGCCGATCCAACTCACTTTATCATCTCGCCGGCGACCAGGGACTTGCGCGTGGCGGAGACATGGCTCTCCGGATCGGGTGAGGATACCGATGGCGTGGTCTGCAAGCGGATCGATGAACCTTATCGATCCGGGGAGCGGGCGATGACGAAGGTCAAGCGCCTGCGGACCGCGGACTGCGTTGTCGGCGGGTTTCGGTATGAGAAAGACAGTAAGCTGGTGGGTTCGCTCCTGCTCGGCCTTTACAACGATGGCGGCCAACTCGACCACGTCGGTTTTACGTCTGCGATTGCCGACATCGAAAAGCCTGCACTGACGGCGAGACTTGAAGCGCTGAGGGATGCTCCGGGATTTACCGGTAAGGCTCCTGGCGGACCGAGCCGTTGGACGACAGACCGATCTTCCGAATGGGAGCCGCTCAGAGCCGAACTGGTTGTGGAAGTCAAATTCGATCAGATCACCGGCCGCCGGTTCCGCCACGGAACCAAGCTTCTGCGTTGGCGACCGGACAAGAAGCCGTCGCAGTGCGACTTCAGCCAGATAGGGCTTTAAACTATGTGGGTCCGGCGACAGGTGGCGCGGGTCATACATGCGCATCGCCAAACGCAAACTCGCCATCGTCGGTTTCAGGAAACAGCGAGTCAACGAGAACGGCTCCGTACAGGATCAGAACGCTTGCAAGCACAATCCACCCGGGCACAGGTCCAAGCGATGCGTTCGTCACTACATCGCTCCAGCGATTAACGACTTCGGCGCCCCTGTCGTTCGGCATCAGTTTCGGCGACGAGATCTTGAGCCCCCACGCCATGACGAGAATGAGGTACATCCACGTGTAATTCCGCCGGATGCGCCGAAAGACGGCCTCGCGATAGGTGATGAAGAATGTCGGTTTCCTAAGACTTTGGCGATCGCGCTTGCCCAGTCGGACGTGAGCTCCGCCTGGGGGCTCATGACCTGCGCAAAATAATAACGTTCGAGCTGCCTCGCTCGGCTGCGATAGACATCGAAGAACCGATACCGCCCGGCTTCGATCAACAAGAGCAGCGAGATGATCAGCATACCGAACAGGATGACGCCATGATGCGATGTCGGCGTCGAAAGAGAAATCGAAACCAATGCCGCGACGACGGTGATCGCCCAGTTGGACGTGCGGTCAATCCGATCTCGCCAGCTCGTCATCCTGGCCATCTCACCGCGATAGTAGTGGATGACCGCATTGACCTTCTCAGATGAAGTTACCTGCAAAGGCGGACTCGTCCGATGTTCATCCGTCTCAGTCCCCGGATTCACTCCGATCAACCTTTCCATGGTACAATCCTCGAATACCGCATGTTTTTAAAGCCGAGTTTCTGTGGTCTATATCGGCCAGACAAGCAGTAACATGGGAACGCTGACGATGAGAACGATGAAGGACAGGGGCAGGCCCAAACGGGCGTAGTCGCCGAACCGGTATCCGCCTGGACCCATCACCAGCGTATTGCACTGGTGGCCGATGGGCGTCAAAAAATCACAGCCGGCGCCAATAGCGACCGCCATCAGAAATGCGTCCGGCTCGAACCCTAGCTTCGATGCGAAGGTGGCAGCGATCGGGGCCATAACCAGAACGGTGGCCGCGTTGTTGAGAAACGGCGTGACCGCCATGGCTGCGACCATAATCAGAGCCAGCGCACCATTAGGCGGCAACATCTCGGCCGTGCGCGATAGCAAGTTGGCGATGATATCCGTCGTTCCGGTGGTTTTCAGCGAGTCGCTGATTGGAATGAGTGCGGCGAGCATGATCAGGATCGGTGCGTCGAGATGTCGATAGACCTCACGGAGGGGCAAAGACCCGCTTACGACCATGAAGAACGCGGCCGCGAAGAAACCAGCCGCAACGGGCACACCCCCGAACGCCGTTGCGCCCATTGCCGCGGCAAGAATAAGGACAGGAAGGATAGCGTTGCGGGCACTGCCCAGCTTCAGGTCGCGCTCGACGAGCGGCAGGCATCCCCATTCTCGCAGGAGATCGGGAAGGGCTTGCAGATCTCCTTGGAGAACGACGACGTCGCCGTTGCGGATCTTGATTTCGCCTAAGCGTTCCGTGAAACGTTTGTCACGACGGCTGACGGCGAGCAGGTTGAGACCGGTGTTGTCGAAGAGTGAAACGTCCTTCGCGCTCAGGCCGATAAGGCGTGAATGCTCGCCGACGATCGCTTCGACAGAGGTGATGTCTATGGCCTCGTCAGGCGCGACGACTCGATCGGACAGCTGGAGCTTCGCCTCGCTGACAATCTTGTCGAGCGCGCTTTGCTCACCCTCGATTATCAGAAGGTCGCCATCTTTCAAGATTGTGTCAGGAAGCGGAGTTCGTTTTTGACCACCGTCGCCGATGATTGCCGTAACCATCGCATCGCCACCGCCCGGTTTCTGCAGCCAGCTCACCGACTGGCCGATTGCACCGGACAAGGAGGTAATCCGGGCCTCAGTCGTGTAGTTTTTGATTTTTACCGCCTCATTCATCGAGGCTTCCTGCCGCGCTCGTTCTGGAAGCAATTTGTAACAGAGGCCGAGAAAAAGGACGCCCGCCACCGTGAGTGCCAGCCCGACCGGGGTGTAGTCGAACATGGTGAAAGGTTGACCGGTGATCTCTTCGCGAACCCGTGATACGATGATGTTCGGTGATGTTCCGATCTGCGTCATCAGTCCGCCGAGGAGAGATGCAAACGACATCGGCATCAAAAACATAGACGGCGACACGCTCGATTTCCGGGCCATCTGCATGGCCACCGGGATCATGATCGCGAGGGCGCCGATATTTTTGATGAACGCGGAAAGCACGGCGACGATAATTACCAGGATGATCAGCTGCGTCCGCGGGCCGCGCCGCTCCGGCGACAAGCGCCGTAACGCGACATCCATCACGCCCGATCTTGAAATGGCCGCGCTGACGACCAGCGCGCTACCGACGATAATGACGATGTCATCTGAAAACCCCGAGAACGCATCATGCGCCGGTACAATACCCACCGCGATCGCCGCCAGAAGGGATCCGACAGCGACGACATCGTACCGATATCGCCCCCATAGGAACGCGCCCATCATCACTGCGATAATGAGAAGGGAAAGCCATTGATCTGTGCGCATGATTGTATCCTGATGGGTTGATACAAAACTCGCGAGAGGGCAATTTGATGCTGCGGGTGGGCACGAATTCCGTCGCGGAGCCTATAATCTCTCTCGAGAGTTGCTTTGCTGCCGTGGATATTCGGCCGCGCTCAGCGTCGTTGTATTGCCAAATCGTGGTGGCAGGAGATCTGGCTTCCGGCAGCGCCATCGCGGGGCGCGCAGTGGAGGCCATGCGCATCCCTATCGTAATCGGCGACGCCGTTGCAAATGTTCGCGCGACCGTCGGCGGCGTGTGGTCTGCGAGAAAGGACGATCTCGACCTTTTGATCTCTCAAGCGGATCGCTTGCTGTATCAAGCAAAGCTAGCTGGCAAAGATGGTTGGGAGGTTTCCGCAGTGCCGGATGTTCCGTCAAACGCGCGGCCTCGGAGTTTTTAACGACCGTCGCGGCAGTTTTGACCTCTATCGATAGGTCTCGTTTTCGCTCTTGCCCGGCTCAGCTGAATCATGGGCCTAAGGCCGCCCTTTAGGAACGGCAATATCTCGAAAATTCGTTGCCAGCTCGTGCAGCCGTTTCCTCACACTCGGCCCCCTGACTGGCTGGCCATGGCCGCTGATGATCAACTCTGGTTGCAGCGCGGCGAGGCGCTTGACCGATTGCTCGGCCTCGTCCCAATCGGGCGTGAAGTAACGCGGCGGTCCGTGCAT from Pararhizobium qamdonense includes:
- a CDS encoding sensor histidine kinase, whose amino-acid sequence is MDQRTRPSTPLATLTKALATVSRARSSDEVIATIRVTARSLIGCEGIAVILKDGDLCHYVEEDAIGPLWKGQKFPASACVSGWAMLNRETAVVPDISADDRIPHELYAGTFVRALAMAPVNVENPVAAIGAYWSQPYTPAEWEVETLEALADAAATALANVDAIASLSGTIPEPKSTPAEDPHPSDFASDIIRVAGIASVPTILDVVLRMTGMGFAAVARVTDTRWVACQVLDPVRFGLKPGDELPLESTLCNEIRGHRQTIVFDDAAEDPQYRDHHTPRIYGLRSYISEPIILGNGSFWGTLCSIDPNPAKVKTPEVLAAFKLFAELIAHHLDAEARLRTTQESLARERELAELREQFIAVLGHDLRNPIAAVDAGTSRLLKEGWTDRSPVVLKLMKSSISRMAGLVENVMDLARARMGGGLVLATSEGDLAETLAHVVEEVKVAHPDRVISAGFDLPPTVVADHLRIAQMTSNLLSNAVTHGDPFAPIEVSAHSKVGTIEICVTNGGRPIPVEQIEKLFLPFKRGDGKAGVQGLGLGLYIASQIAQAHGGRIDVSSDEQETCFTFSMPSKVS
- a CDS encoding response regulator; amino-acid sequence: MTLNNFSIRKPNTVLIVEDEPLIALDIEQTLMNAGHICEIHTSNGDALRLLEHNTPASAILDIALKDGSSEQIARSLVCRNIPFLICSGSRSDDMADVFRHATWLPKPFEPSRLLDTVADVIAQRAIQGEMEQRA
- a CDS encoding DUF6894 family protein; amino-acid sequence: MRPDTQPPLRDEPRSSKLLPGTRSVVAFDTLEAAKLDAESSLFEMASEALAPGEKPNVRSIDITDSAGTILAKVVLDQAG
- a CDS encoding DUF982 domain-containing protein, producing MDRVIDVNFKVKWQSPVFVRIGNGMRERIGGPDAALAALLHRWPSSSRSEYALAKRRCVDAVARHGNPELARSAFVEAAVSAKVLA
- a CDS encoding DUF2243 domain-containing protein encodes the protein MTGLERPTRSFPLSAGLLLGLSLGGFFDGIVLHQLLQWHHMLSSWYPITSIENLELNTFWDGIFHSGTYVFVLVGLFILWRSGRRSHFRWSAGDLIATMLIGFGVFNLVEGVIDHQVLGLHHVNETVPRGEWLYWDLGFLAWGGVMLVIGKLLMRKRNG
- a CDS encoding NAD(P)/FAD-dependent oxidoreductase, translated to MELGNAPDTGVTVVDRRNHNLFQPLLYQVATAALSPADIAEPIRKTLARFKNIHMIMAEVVGIDPPARTVSLSDGSPISYDQLVIATGSNYNYFGHEEWRKFAPGLKSIHEARQIRHRLILAFERAEWAKSEADKQALLTSIVIGGGPTGVEMAGDLRTRPLYDQPRLSKPAARQS
- a CDS encoding NAD(P)/FAD-dependent oxidoreductase, whose amino-acid sequence is MLAAFPDHLSAYAKSYLENIGVEVRTGKRVIDIRADGAHIEGAFVPAGLIMWGAGVKASPAHSWLGIPGVAGGRIPVDDCLRVIGFDGIYAIGDTSALAGSDGKVLPGLAQVAKQQGTYLGKTLRTGRAVAGFQFKNRGNTAVIGRNAAVFDFGKWTLKGRVAWLLWALVHVYLLINFEKRLLVAIQWAGRYLTRQRGARIIDETAERPEHKDQPIATDSAAVRR
- a CDS encoding CBS domain-containing protein, yielding MKVREFMTVQVISAKPTDSVEDVARMMSEIDSGAIPVIEDHVVVGMITDRDIVIRVVAERKDGLTPASDVMTEGVESCLEDDDIAEAARRMAELQMRRLVVFSGEGKLSGIISLGDIAIEHQGDLATEALEEISQDA
- a CDS encoding DUF72 domain-containing protein is translated as MAERTAEDVVARRARRAERRQKQRDANIDRAAKMHQSRLAKSKSAADPAKDQVAGGVHIGCCGWYYWHWKGKFYPADAPSGQYFAIYQDHFRTVELNAPFYSWPTIGAVKNWIRQAGPGFVYTIKVCELITHIKRFDDTRILVEDFGYIADLLGPQMGCFLFQLPPSVRYTPAMLHSILSQLDPCRRNVVEFRHKSWWNEDVFEAFKSAGAIFCSCSGPRLPDELVRTADDIYVRFHGTTQWYRHDYTDDELIVWVDRIKRSGAKTVWAYFNNDRDGHSIKNARRLIELLELPKG
- a CDS encoding DUF3606 domain-containing protein, whose amino-acid sequence is MSSTKGGRAQDRARVAGGQDHGVRYKAKKEGVTTDALKGAVKDVGNSRTKVEADLEKKR
- a CDS encoding ATP-dependent DNA ligase — its product is MEAKLAKALPSGEGWQYEPKWDGFRCIVFKNGSSVDLRAKSGKPLGRYFPEMVALLADLSVPDFVIDGELVIELEGKLSFDALQMRLHPAESRIRKLSRETPSRLIVFDMLMDTDGTPVLDRDLAYRRERLIVFCDGIKADPTHFIISPATRDLRVAETWLSGSGEDTDGVVCKRIDEPYRSGERAMTKVKRLRTADCVVGGFRYEKDSKLVGSLLLGLYNDGGQLDHVGFTSAIADIEKPALTARLEALRDAPGFTGKAPGGPSRWTTDRSSEWEPLRAELVVEVKFDQITGRRFRHGTKLLRWRPDKKPSQCDFSQIGL
- a CDS encoding SLC13 family permease → MRTDQWLSLLIIAVMMGAFLWGRYRYDVVAVGSLLAAIAVGIVPAHDAFSGFSDDIVIIVGSALVVSAAISRSGVMDVALRRLSPERRGPRTQLIILVIIVAVLSAFIKNIGALAIMIPVAMQMARKSSVSPSMFLMPMSFASLLGGLMTQIGTSPNIIVSRVREEITGQPFTMFDYTPVGLALTVAGVLFLGLCYKLLPERARQEASMNEAVKIKNYTTEARITSLSGAIGQSVSWLQKPGGGDAMVTAIIGDGGQKRTPLPDTILKDGDLLIIEGEQSALDKIVSEAKLQLSDRVVAPDEAIDITSVEAIVGEHSRLIGLSAKDVSLFDNTGLNLLAVSRRDKRFTERLGEIKIRNGDVVVLQGDLQALPDLLREWGCLPLVERDLKLGSARNAILPVLILAAAMGATAFGGVPVAAGFFAAAFFMVVSGSLPLREVYRHLDAPILIMLAALIPISDSLKTTGTTDIIANLLSRTAEMLPPNGALALIMVAAMAVTPFLNNAATVLVMAPIAATFASKLGFEPDAFLMAVAIGAGCDFLTPIGHQCNTLVMGPGGYRFGDYARLGLPLSFIVLIVSVPMLLLVWPI
- a CDS encoding nucleotidyl cyclase domain-containing protein, which gives rise to MLRVGTNSVAEPIISLESCFAAVDIRPRSASLYCQIVVAGDLASGSAIAGRAVEAMRIPIVIGDAVANVRATVGGVWSARKDDLDLLISQADRLLYQAKLAGKDGWEVSAVPDVPSNARPRSF